Proteins found in one candidate division WOR-3 bacterium genomic segment:
- the wecB gene encoding UDP-N-acetylglucosamine 2-epimerase (non-hydrolyzing), whose protein sequence is MARKRFRKKTFLSSPLRTLFIFGTRPEAIKLAPVIKELAEDKRRFSVKICVTAQHRDMLDMVLETFHLHPDFDLGIMREGQTLFDINVRVLRGLEKLLQRERPDLVFVQGDTTTAFAAALASFYCQIPVAHIEAGLRTLDKYAPFPEEMNRRLISHLADYHFAPTQKAKENLLREGIAQSEIVVTGNTVIDALYLVLKLHPNLELAILKRVNPKNRIILVTCHRRESFGEPFLRICSALVRLVERNKDVEIIYPVHPNPNIRIPAHKILGKRERIHLIPPLEYLPFAHLLRSSYLILTDSGGIQEEAPALGKPVLVLREKTERPEAIFAGTARLVGTDEKRIVEETERLLSSRSEYLKMAQVKNPFGDGKASVRIREFLMKKLT, encoded by the coding sequence GTGGCGAGAAAAAGATTTAGAAAAAAAACTTTTCTTTCTTCTCCCCTCCGCACCCTTTTTATTTTTGGCACCCGACCCGAGGCGATTAAGTTAGCCCCCGTAATAAAGGAACTGGCAGAAGATAAGAGAAGATTTTCGGTAAAAATCTGCGTCACCGCCCAACACCGGGATATGCTTGATATGGTCCTTGAGACTTTTCATTTACACCCGGACTTTGATTTGGGGATTATGCGGGAGGGGCAAACTCTATTTGACATTAACGTTCGGGTCCTGCGTGGTTTAGAAAAATTACTCCAAAGAGAAAGGCCGGATTTGGTTTTCGTCCAGGGAGATACCACCACCGCTTTTGCCGCCGCTTTAGCCAGTTTCTATTGCCAAATTCCAGTGGCTCATATTGAAGCCGGTCTGAGGACCTTAGATAAATATGCCCCATTCCCGGAGGAGATGAACCGACGTCTCATCAGTCATCTGGCTGATTACCACTTTGCCCCAACCCAAAAGGCAAAGGAGAATCTTTTAAGAGAAGGGATCGCTCAAAGCGAGATTGTCGTTACGGGTAACACAGTGATTGATGCTTTATATCTGGTCCTAAAGTTGCATCCCAATTTAGAATTGGCAATTTTGAAGAGAGTAAACCCCAAAAATCGGATCATTCTTGTCACCTGCCACCGACGGGAGAGTTTTGGGGAACCCTTTTTAAGGATTTGCTCCGCTCTTGTCCGACTGGTGGAGAGGAATAAAGATGTGGAGATTATTTATCCCGTCCATCCCAACCCTAACATCCGAATTCCAGCCCATAAAATTTTAGGGAAAAGGGAGAGGATTCATTTAATCCCACCTTTGGAGTACCTTCCTTTTGCTCACCTTCTGAGAAGTTCTTATCTCATCCTGACCGATTCTGGTGGGATTCAAGAAGAAGCGCCCGCTTTGGGAAAACCGGTTTTAGTCTTAAGGGAAAAGACTGAAAGGCCCGAGGCGATTTTTGCCGGGACCGCCCGATTGGTAGGAACGGATGAGAAGAGGATTGTGGAAGAGACCGAAAGGTTACTCTCTTCCCGTTCTGAATACTTGAAGATGGCACAGGTGAAAAACCCCTTTGGGGATGGGAAGGCAAGCGTAAGGATTCGGGAATTTTTAATGAAGAAGTTGACATAA
- a CDS encoding response regulator — protein MKGKILIIEDEERIVAVLERRLESEGYEVITASNGRLGFNKARQEKPDLIILDLILPEMDGYQICNFLKRDRRYQNIPIVILSARSQEKDMEEAKKAGADAYFTKPFNYEELLEKIEELLSARGEKKI, from the coding sequence ATGAAAGGGAAAATCCTCATCATTGAAGATGAAGAACGGATTGTCGCCGTCTTAGAGAGGAGGTTGGAAAGTGAGGGCTATGAGGTAATTACCGCAAGTAATGGACGGCTCGGTTTTAATAAAGCGCGCCAAGAAAAACCCGATTTGATCATCTTAGATCTAATCCTGCCGGAGATGGACGGCTATCAGATATGCAATTTCTTAAAAAGGGATCGCCGGTATCAGAATATACCGATCGTCATCCTCAGTGCCCGTTCCCAAGAGAAGGATATGGAAGAGGCGAAAAAAGCCGGAGCGGATGCTTACTTTACTAAACCTTTCAATTATGAAGAGTTATTAGAAAAGATTGAGGAACTCCTTTCCGCTCGTGGCGAGAAAAAGATTTAG
- a CDS encoding ATP-binding protein: MYSIIILNKEGEIIYFSENLPSLFGYKKEDFSKVVAERLEPFLPTSLAPSGKLFSQGEVVIPYRKGGSELLFFDLLIGAKIIFLLSRTKERLSIRTLEAVLNSWEEPAFLEREGVVILANERMGELLGCGKEDLMGEVWENFIILGEGKELGGNSLPVIVQTREGKRVDFTARIHELSWAESSFFRFVILRKDKEEKNELLNRAFLIQRKKLLQMTEELEKMNRELLRLNEAKSEFVSAVSHDLRTPLTTIMEGIRLCEDGTLGEVNPEQKKFLRLALEEAQRLADFINDLLDLSRIESGRISIRRRKMEVEKLIFRVLNPFQKVKESKGITINISLPEGLPPVFADEAHCYRILNNLLGNALKFTPLGGEIEITTEFSPERQEVIIGVKDTGIGIPKKEQGKIFQKFCRIERSGGQNIPGTGLGLALCKELVEINGGKIWFRSEENKGSQFYFSLPLYSEVLELKDDLKWAEEQTKKSNLPLALFLIEGLGEKPANFYEELESILQKENRASGFYRWLPLKEELVIFLIAPSEKFYDNHLVLCDFLKKKFPIMPIISYQIFLPKEVNQDEILKMVLKKEKV; this comes from the coding sequence ATGTATTCCATTATTATTCTGAATAAAGAGGGGGAGATTATTTATTTTAGTGAGAATTTACCCTCCCTCTTTGGTTATAAGAAGGAAGATTTTAGCAAAGTGGTGGCAGAACGGTTAGAACCATTTCTTCCCACCTCTCTCGCCCCTTCTGGAAAGTTATTTTCCCAGGGGGAAGTTGTAATCCCCTACCGAAAAGGCGGAAGCGAGTTGTTATTTTTTGACCTCCTCATCGGCGCTAAAATTATCTTTCTCCTCTCCCGAACTAAGGAGCGATTGTCAATCCGGACTTTGGAGGCGGTCCTGAATAGTTGGGAAGAGCCCGCCTTCTTAGAAAGGGAGGGGGTGGTGATTTTAGCTAACGAGAGGATGGGAGAGCTATTGGGTTGCGGAAAGGAAGATTTAATGGGGGAAGTTTGGGAAAATTTTATCATTCTCGGGGAAGGGAAGGAATTGGGAGGGAACTCTCTTCCCGTAATTGTCCAGACGAGAGAAGGAAAGAGAGTGGACTTTACCGCCCGCATTCATGAACTCTCTTGGGCTGAAAGCTCCTTTTTCCGTTTCGTTATCCTTAGGAAAGATAAGGAGGAAAAGAATGAACTTCTCAACCGCGCCTTTCTCATCCAGAGGAAGAAACTCCTCCAAATGACTGAGGAATTGGAAAAGATGAATAGAGAACTTTTGCGATTGAATGAGGCAAAAAGTGAATTTGTTTCCGCGGTCTCCCATGACCTCCGCACCCCCTTGACGACAATTATGGAAGGGATCAGGCTCTGTGAAGACGGAACTTTGGGTGAGGTTAATCCCGAGCAGAAAAAATTTCTCCGCCTTGCCTTGGAGGAGGCGCAAAGATTGGCAGACTTCATCAATGACCTTTTAGACCTTTCCCGGATAGAATCGGGAAGGATTTCTATAAGAAGGAGAAAAATGGAGGTGGAGAAGCTAATCTTCCGGGTATTGAATCCCTTCCAGAAGGTTAAAGAAAGTAAGGGGATTACGATTAACATTTCCCTTCCCGAAGGTTTGCCGCCGGTCTTTGCCGATGAGGCACATTGCTATCGCATCTTAAATAATCTTCTCGGTAATGCGCTAAAGTTCACCCCGCTGGGTGGGGAGATCGAAATTACGACTGAGTTTTCGCCCGAGCGCCAGGAGGTTATCATCGGGGTGAAGGATACCGGGATCGGTATTCCCAAGAAGGAGCAGGGGAAGATCTTTCAAAAATTCTGTCGGATTGAACGGAGTGGTGGACAAAATATACCGGGCACGGGTTTGGGATTGGCTCTCTGTAAAGAATTGGTGGAGATTAACGGAGGGAAGATCTGGTTTAGAAGTGAAGAAAATAAAGGGAGCCAATTTTACTTTTCCTTACCCCTCTATTCCGAAGTTTTGGAATTGAAAGATGACTTAAAATGGGCGGAGGAGCAGACCAAGAAAAGCAATCTACCATTAGCCCTCTTTCTTATTGAGGGTCTGGGGGAGAAACCAGCAAATTTTTACGAAGAGTTGGAAAGTATCCTCCAAAAGGAGAACCGGGCTTCTGGTTTCTACCGGTGGTTGCCCTTAAAAGAGGAATTGGTCATTTTCTTGATTGCCCCTTCGGAGAAATTTTATGATAACCATCTCGTCTTGTGTGACTTTTTAAAGAAAAAGTTTCCCATAATGCCCATTATTAGTTATCAGATTTTTTTACCGAAGGAGGTTAACCAAGATGAGATATTAAAGATGGTTTTGAAAAAGGAGAAGGTATGA
- the murI gene encoding glutamate racemase — MRRRLPRSESSRPIGVFDSGIGGLTIVKEIRKILPKEDILYFGDTARLPYGSKSPELIRRYALEDAHFLYERKVKIIVVACHSASSWALSEIRNSFPVPVVGVLEPGAKAALSVSRRKKIGVIGTKATISSGAYERALKERDKDVEIIAKATPLLVPLVEEDFISHPVSKIVCREYLKVFLTEKVDALLLGCTHYPLLRSVIREVLKGKVKVIDAGKETAKEVKRIIEERGIKKSSGRGKLKIYLSDITPEFEKIAQIFLGEKPEVILRASLREITKNPDEGLVKRH; from the coding sequence ATGAGAAGAAGATTGCCCAGATCAGAGAGTAGTAGACCGATTGGGGTCTTTGATTCGGGAATTGGGGGCTTGACGATTGTGAAGGAGATAAGAAAAATTCTACCCAAAGAGGATATCTTATATTTTGGCGATACCGCCCGACTTCCCTACGGTTCAAAATCCCCAGAATTGATAAGGAGATATGCCTTAGAGGATGCTCATTTTCTTTACGAAAGGAAGGTTAAAATTATCGTCGTTGCTTGCCATTCGGCTTCTTCCTGGGCACTTTCCGAAATTAGAAACTCCTTTCCCGTTCCCGTAGTTGGCGTCTTAGAACCCGGAGCAAAGGCGGCACTTTCGGTAAGTAGAAGAAAGAAAATTGGAGTGATTGGCACGAAGGCGACAATCTCCTCTGGTGCCTACGAAAGGGCTTTGAAAGAAAGGGATAAAGATGTTGAGATTATTGCTAAGGCAACACCTTTACTGGTGCCTCTGGTAGAGGAGGATTTTATTTCCCATCCGGTTAGCAAGATAGTTTGTCGGGAATACTTAAAGGTCTTCTTAACCGAGAAGGTTGATGCCCTACTTTTAGGTTGTACCCACTACCCCCTCCTCCGGTCGGTTATCAGGGAGGTCTTAAAGGGAAAGGTGAAAGTGATTGATGCCGGAAAGGAGACCGCCAAGGAGGTAAAGAGAATTATTGAAGAGCGGGGAATAAAAAAAAGTTCCGGCCGCGGCAAATTAAAAATCTATCTTTCCGATATCACTCCGGAATTTGAGAAGATTGCCCAGATCTTTTTAGGAGAGAAACCAGAAGTGATTCTCCGGGCTTCTTTGAGGGAGATAACCAAAAATCCGGATGAGGGGTTAGTTAAAAGGCATTAG
- a CDS encoding N-acetylmuramoyl-L-alanine amidase: MTGGKSCAGAQWKGQTGLRENMGRRNWLKFFLLCNLFFSSLSSQAIKIGDETINKVHLGELEYISLPRLIKALSGNLWLVEGRVICLLPQDSGKKEMVFTLDSNFVIMGGKIIKITAPVIKHNETILFPVLALREIFPEIEITEERKEVLSVTSSQIKDTTYYFFEISPPFDFSVRQLSPLTYEVIIFASLPTKILPRGIVREIKEEEIEGKTRLVFYFKGSASASTFKKENGLLVKFYPYSFKRERLLIVLDPGHGGKDPGAIGKLGTKEKDLNLDIAKRLAKKLRQLGYRVLLTRETDEFVSLGERVNFANKNKADLFISIHNNASRDNPRAIGFETYFLAEGRTDLERAQALKENEALKIEGVDNSFLNDDLTLILSDLAQTEFLKESEELACAIQDAADAYLGLANRGVKQAGFYVLRGALMPAVLVECGFLSNRREEKLLRQEKMRERIAEAIFRGVKNFLFVYEKKIAQIRE, encoded by the coding sequence TTGACCGGCGGGAAGAGTTGCGCCGGCGCGCAATGGAAAGGGCAGACCGGATTGAGAGAAAATATGGGTAGGAGAAATTGGTTAAAGTTTTTTCTTTTATGCAATCTCTTTTTTTCCTCTCTCTCTTCCCAGGCGATAAAGATTGGGGATGAGACGATAAATAAGGTTCATTTAGGGGAATTGGAATATATCTCCCTTCCCCGTTTAATTAAGGCGCTCTCGGGAAATCTCTGGTTGGTAGAAGGGAGAGTAATTTGCCTCCTCCCCCAAGATTCTGGCAAGAAGGAGATGGTCTTCACCTTAGATTCCAATTTCGTAATTATGGGGGGCAAGATAATAAAGATTACCGCTCCGGTCATTAAACATAATGAGACGATTCTCTTTCCGGTTCTTGCTTTAAGAGAAATTTTTCCGGAGATTGAAATTACCGAAGAGAGAAAAGAAGTTCTTTCGGTTACTTCCTCCCAAATAAAGGATACAACCTACTACTTTTTTGAAATTTCTCCACCCTTTGACTTTTCGGTCCGGCAACTTTCTCCCCTCACTTATGAGGTAATCATCTTCGCTTCTCTTCCGACAAAAATTTTACCCAGGGGAATAGTGCGCGAGATAAAAGAAGAGGAGATAGAGGGGAAGACAAGGCTCGTCTTTTATTTCAAAGGGAGCGCTTCGGCTTCTACCTTTAAGAAAGAGAATGGGCTTTTGGTTAAATTCTATCCCTATTCCTTTAAGCGGGAAAGACTTTTGATTGTCTTAGACCCCGGACACGGGGGCAAAGACCCGGGAGCAATTGGTAAGTTAGGCACTAAAGAAAAGGATTTGAACTTAGATATTGCCAAAAGATTGGCAAAAAAGTTAAGACAACTTGGTTATCGGGTGCTTCTAACCCGGGAGACAGATGAATTTGTTTCTCTGGGGGAACGGGTAAATTTTGCCAATAAGAATAAGGCGGATCTTTTTATCAGTATCCACAATAACGCCTCTCGGGATAATCCAAGGGCGATTGGTTTTGAAACCTATTTCCTTGCCGAGGGGAGAACTGATTTGGAAAGGGCGCAGGCGCTAAAAGAGAATGAGGCCTTAAAAATTGAGGGGGTTGACAATTCCTTTCTTAATGACGATTTGACACTGATCCTCTCGGACTTGGCCCAGACCGAATTCTTAAAAGAGTCAGAGGAATTAGCCTGTGCCATTCAGGATGCGGCTGATGCCTATTTGGGTTTAGCCAATCGGGGAGTGAAACAAGCGGGCTTCTATGTCCTGCGGGGGGCTCTGATGCCCGCGGTCTTAGTGGAGTGTGGATTTCTCTCTAACCGGCGGGAGGAAAAACTCCTCCGCCAAGAGAAGATGAGGGAAAGGATTGCCGAAGCAATCTTTCGGGGAGTGAAAAATTTTCTTTTTGTCTATGAGAAGAAGATTGCCCAGATCAGAGAGTAG
- the smpB gene encoding SsrA-binding protein SmpB has translation MGKKEEKGMIKIVATNRKAKKNYFIEETYEAGISLLGSEVKSLREGRVSLDEGYCGIENGEVFLYDVNIAPYSKGSVFLPSPKRKRKLLLHKQEISRLYGKVERRGYTLIPLKLYFNQKGKAKLEIALAKGKKEIDRREELRRRAMERADRIERKYG, from the coding sequence ATGGGAAAGAAGGAAGAGAAGGGGATGATAAAGATTGTGGCGACTAACCGGAAGGCGAAGAAGAATTATTTTATTGAGGAGACCTACGAAGCCGGAATTTCCCTCCTCGGTTCCGAAGTGAAGTCTTTAAGGGAAGGGAGAGTCTCTTTGGATGAAGGCTATTGTGGGATTGAAAACGGTGAGGTATTTCTCTATGATGTGAATATCGCCCCTTATAGTAAGGGAAGTGTCTTCTTACCTTCGCCCAAAAGGAAAAGGAAACTTCTATTACATAAACAGGAAATCTCCCGCCTTTACGGTAAGGTGGAAAGGAGGGGTTATACCCTTATCCCCTTAAAGTTGTATTTTAATCAAAAAGGAAAAGCGAAATTGGAGATCGCCTTAGCCAAAGGGAAGAAGGAGATTGACCGGCGGGAAGAGTTGCGCCGGCGCGCAATGGAAAGGGCAGACCGGATTGAGAGAAAATATGGGTAG
- a CDS encoding DUF6588 family protein, giving the protein MKRLLIIFFIFLFSLAGESPVDKIKSVSEEVLKDYTQPLINSFGILSNTSLFHSSYCHSILGFDLSLKASYSPIPKSARYFSDSVLACSLISGTDSLVFFKVFLESAPTIFGPTDKKPVSVPGNAVAIPKEIPGGLNLPGLPYLIPQLTVGLPFGSEIFIRYIPWPFKGTKVNLYGFGLKENLNHFGPLKNLPVSICLGFAYQIFTIGDVLKTQNMSLNLIAGKRLLILEPTIGLGYEMTKVDINYQFKYKIPTRSGEREETKNIKVSFQGENKFRINLGCGLRFGLTFLHLGFEKALYPAFALTAGVSFR; this is encoded by the coding sequence ATGAAAAGGCTACTCATCATATTTTTTATCTTTCTTTTTTCTCTGGCTGGGGAAAGCCCAGTTGATAAGATAAAATCGGTCTCCGAAGAGGTCTTAAAGGATTATACCCAACCACTTATTAATTCCTTTGGCATCCTTTCTAACACCAGTCTTTTCCATTCTTCCTATTGCCACTCCATATTGGGATTTGATTTATCCTTAAAGGCAAGTTATTCCCCAATTCCCAAATCCGCCCGTTATTTTTCTGATAGTGTTTTAGCCTGTTCTTTAATTTCGGGCACTGATTCCTTGGTCTTCTTTAAGGTCTTTTTGGAAAGTGCACCAACCATTTTCGGGCCAACAGATAAAAAACCAGTTTCGGTTCCCGGGAATGCGGTGGCCATCCCCAAAGAGATTCCGGGTGGACTAAATCTTCCTGGTCTTCCCTACTTAATCCCCCAGTTGACGGTTGGTCTACCTTTTGGGAGTGAGATTTTTATTCGTTATATCCCCTGGCCCTTTAAGGGGACAAAGGTCAATCTTTATGGTTTTGGCTTAAAGGAGAATCTAAATCATTTCGGTCCTTTAAAGAATCTACCAGTGAGCATCTGTCTTGGTTTTGCCTATCAGATTTTTACGATTGGTGATGTCTTAAAGACGCAAAATATGAGTCTTAATCTGATTGCTGGGAAAAGGCTTCTCATTTTAGAGCCAACCATCGGTCTGGGATATGAGATGACCAAGGTGGATATTAACTATCAGTTTAAGTATAAAATACCAACCCGGAGTGGCGAGCGAGAGGAGACGAAAAATATTAAGGTTTCCTTCCAGGGTGAGAATAAGTTCCGGATAAATTTGGGTTGTGGCTTGCGGTTTGGACTAACATTTCTCCATCTCGGTTTTGAGAAGGCACTCTACCCGGCATTTGCCCTAACCGCGGGGGTGAGTTTTCGATAA
- a CDS encoding SLC13 family permease → MKEEVSLSEVFSPALVFREAGLKSKEDVFQFVAKKLVEKGIISSSEEKVVIEKLKAREEIGSTGIGNEVAIPHITLNSLKKMVGLIFQSEKGIKWEALDKKPVRLFIFLFAPEEKREEYLSTLAEVACVLNIPERLKGMLKAKRKEEIYSLLTGVERESSLSRYRNFIAFGIGLLIFYFLAQYLFTRLLLPDSPPYQGFSHLNSPFWISKEIFTTTLFFSTVLGTLLFFRYRVAIAALALSLLLILRVMDIELTIKFMSIPTVLFIMAVMVMVKWFEEKGVFKFLVLQGLRFFANSPILLFLSLMFLSAILAGVVDEVSAILITFGVAMEISRQTKVNIIPYLLGLVMATNIGSALTMIGNPIGIYLGFSGGLTFIDFLRNATPIAIATAFLTITIIAFFYRRSVETKVKISLMELEKKMVIENRQEMFLALSIFLLFLILVASHTFLERLLGVEERTVLLAAPLALVGFIVFKEQERGRLFIEKGPDWWTIIFFMFLFAKAACLEYTGVTVKIAYFLTKVAKILPFNFLGELKESAGVLTLLLWGSGLLSGFVDNLPIVAALVPVAKSLSAAGMPKADLLWWALLFGGCFGGNLTMIGSTANLVAIGLYEKTYRRHFLFRDWLKIGIIITFFSLAFANFLLLLR, encoded by the coding sequence ATGAAGGAAGAAGTGAGTTTGAGCGAAGTTTTTTCCCCGGCACTGGTCTTCAGGGAGGCCGGTTTAAAATCTAAGGAAGATGTTTTCCAATTTGTGGCGAAGAAGTTGGTGGAGAAGGGAATAATCTCCTCTTCCGAAGAAAAGGTAGTAATTGAAAAATTAAAGGCGCGCGAGGAGATCGGCTCTACTGGTATTGGCAATGAGGTGGCTATTCCCCATATCACCCTAAATTCTCTAAAGAAGATGGTGGGCTTAATTTTCCAGAGTGAGAAGGGGATAAAATGGGAGGCGTTAGATAAGAAACCGGTTCGGCTCTTTATCTTCCTTTTCGCCCCAGAGGAGAAGAGGGAGGAATATCTCTCTACCTTAGCGGAAGTGGCTTGCGTCTTAAATATTCCGGAAAGGTTGAAGGGGATGCTGAAAGCGAAAAGGAAGGAAGAGATTTATTCCCTTCTCACCGGGGTAGAAAGGGAAAGTTCTCTCTCCCGCTACCGGAATTTTATCGCCTTCGGGATTGGTTTATTAATTTTTTACTTTCTTGCCCAGTATCTCTTTACTCGCCTCCTCCTTCCGGATAGCCCGCCCTACCAAGGGTTTTCTCATCTCAATTCCCCCTTTTGGATCAGTAAGGAGATCTTCACCACCACCCTATTTTTTAGCACAGTCTTAGGAACCCTCCTCTTCTTTCGTTATCGGGTGGCAATTGCCGCCTTAGCTTTAAGTCTCCTTTTAATTTTGAGGGTGATGGATATTGAGTTAACAATCAAATTTATGTCTATTCCCACAGTGCTTTTCATTATGGCGGTAATGGTGATGGTAAAATGGTTTGAGGAAAAGGGGGTATTTAAGTTTTTGGTCCTTCAAGGGTTAAGATTCTTTGCCAATTCCCCAATCCTCCTTTTTCTCTCTTTAATGTTTCTCTCGGCAATTTTGGCGGGGGTGGTTGATGAGGTCTCAGCAATCCTTATCACCTTTGGGGTGGCGATGGAAATCTCCCGTCAGACAAAGGTGAATATCATTCCCTATCTTTTGGGTTTGGTGATGGCTACCAATATCGGTAGCGCTTTAACGATGATTGGCAATCCCATCGGTATCTACTTGGGTTTTAGTGGCGGGCTTACCTTTATTGACTTTTTACGCAATGCCACACCCATAGCCATCGCCACCGCTTTTCTCACCATCACCATTATCGCCTTTTTCTATCGGCGGTCGGTAGAAACAAAGGTTAAGATAAGTTTAATGGAGTTAGAAAAGAAGATGGTAATTGAGAATCGGCAGGAGATGTTTCTTGCCCTTTCAATCTTTCTCCTCTTTTTAATTTTAGTTGCCAGCCACACTTTTTTGGAGAGGCTCTTAGGGGTTGAGGAAAGAACTGTGCTTTTGGCAGCGCCTTTGGCGCTTGTCGGTTTTATTGTCTTTAAGGAACAAGAACGGGGTCGGCTTTTTATTGAGAAGGGACCGGATTGGTGGACAATTATCTTCTTCATGTTTCTCTTTGCCAAAGCCGCCTGTTTAGAATATACGGGGGTGACAGTGAAAATTGCCTATTTTTTAACCAAGGTGGCAAAGATCCTCCCTTTTAATTTTCTGGGGGAGTTAAAGGAAAGTGCTGGGGTTTTAACCTTGCTTTTGTGGGGTTCGGGTCTCCTCTCCGGTTTTGTTGATAATCTGCCCATTGTCGCGGCTTTAGTGCCCGTAGCCAAGAGCCTTTCTGCGGCCGGGATGCCCAAGGCGGATCTCTTATGGTGGGCACTTCTCTTTGGTGGTTGTTTTGGTGGTAACCTGACGATGATTGGTTCAACCGCCAATTTGGTGGCGATTGGTCTTTATGAAAAGACCTACCGGCGCCATTTCTTATTTCGGGACTGGTTAAAGATTGGCATAATTATCACCTTTTTCTCCTTAGCCTTTGCCAATTTCTTACTCTTATTAAGGTGA
- a CDS encoding TIGR00725 family protein: MRFFVAVLGPQEAERKICQLAKEVGFLIAQKGGVLITGGLGGVMEASCQGAKAAGGITIGILPTKDKTSANPYCDFPIATGLGEARNLIIIATADALIAIGKSWGTLSEISFALKMKKRVIGLKTFNLKGIIKVETPKEAVRKAFSNEGSSLSD, from the coding sequence ATGAGATTTTTTGTAGCGGTTTTGGGTCCCCAGGAGGCGGAAAGAAAAATTTGTCAATTGGCAAAAGAGGTTGGCTTCCTCATCGCTCAGAAAGGAGGGGTTCTTATTACCGGAGGCTTGGGTGGGGTGATGGAGGCAAGTTGCCAAGGGGCAAAGGCAGCCGGGGGGATAACGATTGGTATCCTTCCGACTAAGGATAAAACATCGGCTAATCCTTACTGTGATTTTCCCATTGCTACCGGTTTGGGGGAGGCAAGAAACTTAATTATTATCGCCACCGCCGATGCCTTAATCGCCATTGGTAAGAGTTGGGGAACCCTCTCGGAAATCTCTTTTGCCTTAAAGATGAAAAAGAGGGTAATTGGTCTTAAAACATTTAATCTGAAAGGGATAATCAAGGTAGAAACACCAAAAGAGGCGGTGAGAAAGGCATTTTCCAATGAAGGAAGTTCTCTTTCTGATTGA
- a CDS encoding PTS sugar transporter subunit IIB, protein MKEVLFLIDDRGLHNQIVFGWLLRLNPKRLILIASGRSQKRHTFPLPEGISFSLSPPEEVLRMRLQKETVVIIPSLKIAYQLLKGGLKMERLNITGLRFQKGRRRFFSSLHLNSQELSYLEKMIKNGVKVFFQELPTSKSYNLGSFFSP, encoded by the coding sequence ATGAAGGAAGTTCTCTTTCTGATTGACGACCGGGGGCTGCACAACCAGATTGTCTTCGGTTGGCTTTTGAGATTAAATCCTAAGAGGTTAATCCTCATCGCCTCGGGGCGAAGCCAGAAAAGGCATACCTTTCCTCTACCCGAAGGAATTTCTTTTTCCCTCTCTCCTCCCGAAGAGGTCTTGCGGATGCGTCTCCAAAAGGAGACAGTGGTTATCATCCCCTCCTTGAAGATTGCCTACCAATTGCTTAAAGGTGGACTGAAAATGGAAAGGTTAAATATTACCGGGCTCCGTTTTCAGAAGGGGAGAAGGCGTTTTTTCTCCTCCCTTCATCTCAATTCCCAAGAGTTGTCTTATTTAGAAAAGATGATCAAAAATGGGGTTAAGGTATTTTTCCAAGAGTTGCCGACGAGTAAAAGTTATAATCTCGGAAGTTTCTTCTCACCTTAA
- a CDS encoding HPr family phosphocarrier protein: MIKKEILVKNEIGMHIRAAIEFTKVANRFSSEVRLFKDGVWVNGKSIISVLTLGIGNNNRVVLEVKGKDEVACFKALKAILETEKL; the protein is encoded by the coding sequence ATGATTAAAAAAGAGATTTTGGTAAAGAATGAGATCGGGATGCACATCCGAGCGGCGATTGAGTTTACAAAGGTCGCCAACCGTTTCTCATCGGAGGTGCGCCTCTTTAAGGATGGGGTCTGGGTTAATGGGAAGAGCATCATCTCCGTTTTAACCTTAGGGATTGGTAATAATAATCGGGTCGTTTTGGAGGTGAAAGGGAAAGATGAAGTCGCCTGCTTTAAGGCGTTGAAGGCGATTCTGGAGACGGAGAAGTTATGA